The following are encoded together in the Halorubrum lacusprofundi ATCC 49239 genome:
- a CDS encoding ISH3-like element ISHla1 family transposase: MSKTKQADGEIHEDQLLNFLVNRLDEEVSLSLANNAEITAEDIYEVLVGACADGTSVSTLCASSQNSPAGNTVLYHLRTKFEPERLERVANTLLRKDLDELLPEQVEVCADLHLRPYYGDEDDTDGLYHSVAKRGTTAFHAYATLYARVKNKRYTLAVRRLKDGDTASSVLAEFFGVLDGLDAGVKAVYLDRGFYDSKCLTLLQAHNYAYVIPIIRWGEAIQQELSEGWSRVIQHDLTGKLDGHSWTVDFPVYIDCTYLNGKYDENGVARHGYAADAPFIDSPRDARYHYSKRFGIESSYRLFEQAIATTTTRDPTVRLLYVVVSLLLQNVWRYLHYEYVATPRRGGRRLWWWPYKEFVNMIRRAAWTALAVRRAVPANRPPDDRFHR; encoded by the coding sequence GTGTCTAAAACCAAACAAGCAGACGGTGAGATCCACGAGGACCAGCTTCTTAACTTTCTCGTCAACCGCCTTGACGAGGAAGTTTCGCTCTCGTTAGCCAATAACGCTGAAATCACTGCTGAAGACATCTATGAGGTCCTCGTCGGCGCTTGCGCCGACGGGACCTCTGTCTCTACGCTCTGTGCGTCGAGCCAGAACTCACCCGCTGGGAACACGGTCCTCTACCATCTTCGGACGAAGTTCGAGCCGGAACGGCTCGAACGAGTCGCTAACACGCTCCTGCGAAAGGATCTCGATGAATTGCTCCCCGAACAGGTGGAGGTCTGCGCAGACCTCCACCTGCGGCCCTACTACGGTGACGAAGACGACACAGACGGCCTCTATCACTCGGTAGCGAAGCGTGGAACCACTGCGTTCCACGCCTATGCCACACTCTACGCGCGTGTGAAGAACAAACGCTACACGCTGGCGGTACGCCGTCTCAAAGACGGCGATACCGCAAGTAGTGTCCTCGCTGAGTTCTTCGGTGTCCTCGACGGCCTTGACGCCGGGGTCAAGGCCGTCTACCTTGATCGCGGATTCTACGACAGTAAGTGTCTCACGCTGCTTCAGGCGCACAATTACGCGTACGTGATCCCGATCATCCGGTGGGGTGAGGCGATTCAGCAAGAGCTCTCGGAAGGATGGAGTCGCGTCATTCAGCATGATCTGACGGGGAAACTCGACGGTCACAGCTGGACCGTCGATTTTCCCGTCTACATCGACTGTACGTACCTAAATGGGAAGTATGACGAGAACGGTGTGGCGCGTCACGGCTACGCCGCTGACGCGCCGTTCATCGACTCACCACGGGACGCTCGATACCACTACTCGAAACGCTTCGGTATCGAGTCAAGCTATCGCTTGTTTGAGCAAGCGATAGCGACAACGACAACACGAGATCCAACGGTACGGCTGCTGTACGTGGTGGTGAGTCTCCTCTTACAGAACGTCTGGCGGTACCTTCACTACGAGTATGTGGCGACGCCCCGCCGAGGCGGGCGTCGCCTCTGGTGGTGGCCGTACAAGGAGTTCGTCAATATGATTCGACGAGCTGCGTGGACGGCCCTCGCGGTGCGTCGGGCCGTCCCCGCGAATCGGCCACCTGACGACCGATTCCACCGCTAA
- a CDS encoding site-specific integrase — MQLESYEEDDGFRVSLTKEEREALYDEIDNTTSSIAWGLASYCGLRRQEIGDVQFKDLRRRDNGDYVLRVWEGKGDKYRETPVPSSLAIRIQTVEETSDVDSSDEVIDHSMRTCIRHVQAAADRIQDETGDEGWQYLGLHDGRRTFCNTLLDSDVGPLQVMQWASFDDWKTFKKHYLTSVPHKASSASCFCGLSSVSKRLY; from the coding sequence ATGCAACTGGAATCCTACGAGGAGGATGACGGTTTTCGTGTGAGCTTGACCAAGGAAGAACGCGAAGCGTTGTACGATGAAATCGATAACACTACTTCCAGTATCGCATGGGGATTAGCATCTTACTGTGGCCTACGACGGCAAGAGATAGGCGACGTTCAGTTCAAAGACCTACGCCGGAGAGATAACGGAGATTACGTGTTGAGAGTATGGGAAGGGAAAGGAGATAAATACAGAGAGACACCTGTACCATCGAGTCTTGCTATTCGAATTCAAACGGTCGAAGAAACATCTGATGTTGATTCCAGTGATGAAGTAATCGACCACTCCATGCGTACATGTATTAGGCACGTCCAAGCTGCTGCTGATAGGATTCAAGATGAGACTGGAGATGAAGGTTGGCAATATCTCGGATTGCACGACGGTAGGAGGACATTCTGTAACACTCTTTTAGATTCTGACGTTGGTCCACTACAAGTTATGCAGTGGGCGTCGTTTGACGATTGGAAAACTTTCAAAAAACATTACCTAACATCAGTACCTCACAAAGCATCCTCGGCTAGCTGTTTCTGCGGCCTGAGTTCTGTGTCGAAGCGGTTGTACTGA
- a CDS encoding MvaI/BcnI family restriction endonuclease, protein METHRNADTGVGKTLEDLLGIEENNVPGPDTAGVELKSVRNSSGSLTSLFTKEPPKGDEYRPFWSQKMVNELGYVDDKGRQALKVTVRPDEPNNRGFYLDYTDDTIEVVHEDVGTCAIYPIEWLQEKFEDKFPQMVMVFADSEKRDGREYFHYVDAYHLDGFDGDEFLELMREGIITLDLRMHLKESGANRNRGTAWRIMDESKLDRAFAERTPLLDDIDPEDYRDSGQTTLPSDDDD, encoded by the coding sequence GTGGAAACTCATAGAAATGCAGATACAGGTGTCGGAAAGACACTCGAAGATTTGCTTGGAATTGAGGAAAACAATGTACCCGGACCAGATACGGCTGGTGTCGAACTGAAGTCTGTTAGAAATTCATCAGGTAGTCTCACATCTCTGTTCACTAAGGAACCTCCGAAAGGTGATGAGTATAGACCATTCTGGTCACAGAAGATGGTCAATGAGTTAGGTTATGTTGATGATAAAGGTAGGCAAGCTCTGAAAGTCACCGTTAGACCTGATGAGCCGAATAATCGTGGTTTCTACTTAGATTACACTGATGACACAATAGAAGTTGTTCACGAAGATGTAGGTACGTGTGCTATTTATCCAATTGAATGGTTACAAGAAAAATTCGAAGATAAATTCCCTCAGATGGTTATGGTATTTGCAGATTCAGAAAAACGTGATGGGAGAGAATATTTCCATTATGTGGATGCGTACCATCTCGACGGTTTCGACGGAGACGAATTCCTTGAATTGATGCGTGAAGGAATCATTACTCTAGACCTCCGAATGCACCTGAAAGAATCTGGTGCGAATAGAAACCGTGGTACTGCTTGGAGGATTATGGATGAAAGCAAGCTTGACCGAGCATTCGCAGAACGTACACCTCTACTAGATGATATAGACCCCGAAGATTATCGAGATAGTGGTCAAACAACACTTCCAAGCGACGACGACGATTAG
- a CDS encoding DNA methyltransferase, which produces MTKDSRQSVLGSVSEPDEITSLDDIDWTFKGVNTQKYTHGLHKYPARMVPQIVDNLLSYYLDEGVIEEGDLIYDPFSGSGTTSVEARLHGLNAEANDINPFAVMLSEAKATPLERNDLSDSRDFILQNLSSDLRDVREEYESEGEVSSLELPEVRDGWFPQPQLYELSLLRNRIDEVEDEYGIEYARFWRIVLSHTTRKVSYQRNGEFKRYRLSEEDREEHNPDLESIFTKKLKENYNLMLEYSDVVDHSLETTIHYSDSRSATEDVGEDVADIVITSPPYGDHKTTVAYGQFSQDPALLTGKVTYDEMRNVDKNGLGGKNEIVEPLSDLEEYSPALKETLETLREKEGRSDDALNFFSDYYAVMEEVAKIAKPSQPVAWVVANRTMSRVNIPTHLITVELCEHLGYEFDVNLPREIPNKTMPLSNAPENVTGDTGELMSNENIVILRAPETN; this is translated from the coding sequence ATGACTAAGGATTCACGACAAAGCGTTCTAGGCTCTGTATCTGAACCAGATGAAATCACGAGTTTAGATGATATTGATTGGACGTTCAAGGGCGTAAACACGCAGAAATACACTCATGGGTTACACAAATACCCTGCACGTATGGTTCCTCAGATTGTAGATAATTTGCTGTCCTACTATCTCGATGAAGGCGTGATTGAAGAAGGAGATTTGATTTACGACCCATTTTCAGGAAGTGGAACAACATCTGTGGAAGCTCGCCTACATGGACTGAATGCTGAAGCGAATGACATCAACCCGTTTGCTGTAATGTTGAGTGAAGCCAAAGCAACGCCATTAGAACGAAACGATTTATCTGATTCTCGTGACTTCATATTGCAGAATCTAAGTTCAGACCTTCGTGACGTACGCGAAGAATATGAGTCAGAAGGCGAGGTGTCATCGTTGGAATTACCAGAGGTTCGAGACGGGTGGTTTCCACAACCTCAATTGTATGAACTGAGTCTTCTACGAAACCGTATCGATGAAGTTGAAGATGAATACGGAATCGAATATGCTCGATTTTGGCGTATCGTTCTATCTCACACTACACGTAAAGTAAGCTATCAACGTAACGGAGAATTCAAACGGTATCGTTTATCTGAAGAAGATAGGGAAGAACACAACCCAGATTTGGAATCTATATTCACGAAAAAGCTAAAAGAAAATTATAACCTGATGTTGGAATATAGTGATGTTGTAGACCATTCGTTAGAAACTACGATACACTATTCAGATTCCCGGTCAGCCACTGAAGATGTTGGAGAAGATGTTGCAGATATTGTCATTACATCACCACCATACGGCGACCATAAAACAACAGTAGCCTACGGTCAATTCTCACAAGACCCTGCTCTCTTGACTGGTAAAGTCACCTACGACGAGATGCGTAACGTAGACAAAAATGGACTTGGTGGTAAAAACGAGATTGTAGAGCCGCTATCTGATTTAGAAGAATATTCGCCTGCTCTCAAAGAAACGCTGGAGACCTTGAGAGAGAAAGAAGGAAGGTCAGATGATGCACTCAATTTCTTCTCAGATTATTATGCTGTGATGGAAGAAGTAGCGAAGATAGCTAAACCCAGTCAACCAGTTGCGTGGGTAGTAGCCAATCGAACAATGAGCCGAGTGAATATCCCGACTCACCTTATTACGGTAGAACTGTGTGAGCACTTAGGATATGAATTCGACGTGAATCTACCGCGAGAGATTCCGAACAAAACTATGCCACTTTCCAATGCTCCAGAGAACGTTACTGGAGACACTGGTGAGCTAATGTCTAATGAGAATATCGTGATTCTCAGAGCACCAGAAACTAACTAA
- a CDS encoding winged helix-turn-helix transcriptional regulator, translating into MVDIRLNDADKSILSELQEGRVTAVYLETQIDWSRSYITQRLKRLEEHNIIENLEDTGLYSIQVDVDETEF; encoded by the coding sequence GTGGTAGATATACGACTCAATGATGCTGATAAATCTATACTCTCTGAGCTGCAGGAAGGACGTGTAACAGCAGTATATCTTGAGACACAAATTGATTGGTCTCGTTCATATATTACGCAGAGATTGAAGCGTTTAGAGGAACACAATATTATAGAAAACTTGGAAGATACAGGATTGTATTCTATACAAGTTGACGTAGACGAAACAGAATTCTAA
- a CDS encoding ATP-binding protein: MGTYIGAKLTVNNEPYGTICFADKEERGTTFSDAETHFVELLAHLARNAIERRTYEQELEEREARLDEREEEQRALIDASFDLVFRIDTDGQFTFISDTAEDLLGYTPEELVDRPFSLLLPDNASVELATETYEQALAGQSVEEEYLVVESKTGDQVVLDVRKVPIYESTVPKENRTTADIVGVQGAAKAATERFHRERLNHVLNRVLRHNLRNDMNVIGGFSEVLEKRLSGENAELAERINRTSDRLSQLSESTRKLSENMDLAPELEPMDITPMVERAASQITERYPDADITVKMPSKIVAQSTLSLETAVWELLDNAAKHAGDYPEVSVEVTTIEDRVAIRIFDDGPGLPPSERSVLTTGEETPLVHGQGLGLWLVYWIIEGLNGDLQLHNDDPRTCIELRLHAGEVPSESSGE, encoded by the coding sequence TTGGGAACGTACATCGGTGCTAAACTGACCGTTAACAACGAACCATACGGGACGATTTGCTTCGCCGATAAAGAAGAACGAGGCACTACGTTCAGTGATGCTGAAACACACTTCGTGGAACTGCTGGCTCATCTGGCCAGAAACGCGATTGAACGACGGACTTACGAACAGGAACTCGAAGAGCGTGAAGCTCGTCTTGATGAACGAGAAGAAGAGCAGCGGGCCCTCATCGATGCCAGTTTCGATCTAGTGTTCCGTATCGATACTGACGGACAGTTCACGTTTATATCAGATACTGCAGAAGATCTCTTGGGCTACACACCAGAGGAACTCGTTGATCGCCCGTTTAGCTTGTTACTCCCAGATAACGCCTCCGTTGAGCTAGCAACAGAGACCTACGAACAAGCATTAGCTGGTCAGTCCGTCGAAGAAGAATATCTTGTCGTTGAATCCAAGACAGGCGACCAAGTCGTCTTAGATGTTCGAAAGGTCCCAATCTACGAGAGCACCGTTCCGAAAGAAAACCGAACAACCGCTGATATCGTCGGTGTTCAAGGGGCTGCAAAAGCAGCAACTGAACGGTTTCACCGCGAACGACTGAACCACGTTCTGAATCGTGTCCTCAGACATAACCTCCGGAACGATATGAACGTCATCGGCGGATTTTCAGAGGTCCTCGAAAAACGGTTGTCTGGCGAGAACGCGGAGCTGGCCGAGCGAATTAACAGGACAAGCGACCGACTGTCACAGCTCTCTGAGTCGACTCGCAAGCTAAGTGAGAATATGGACCTCGCTCCTGAGCTGGAGCCCATGGATATCACACCCATGGTGGAGCGTGCGGCCAGCCAAATCACCGAGCGATATCCCGACGCAGATATCACGGTGAAAATGCCCAGCAAGATAGTGGCGCAGAGTACCCTCAGTTTGGAAACGGCTGTCTGGGAATTACTCGATAATGCCGCTAAGCACGCGGGAGACTATCCAGAGGTGTCAGTCGAAGTAACGACGATAGAAGATCGGGTTGCAATACGGATTTTTGACGACGGCCCCGGGTTGCCGCCCAGCGAGCGGTCGGTACTGACAACTGGTGAAGAGACGCCGCTCGTTCATGGCCAAGGACTGGGATTGTGGCTCGTCTACTGGATTATTGAGGGCCTGAACGGCGATCTGCAGCTACACAATGACGATCCTAGAACGTGTATTGAGCTCCGACTCCATGCTGGTGAAGTGCCTTCAGAATCCTCTGGTGAATAG